The Calypte anna isolate BGI_N300 chromosome 2, bCalAnn1_v1.p, whole genome shotgun sequence genome includes a window with the following:
- the NRSN1 gene encoding neurensin-1, which translates to MSSYADICGSRHAQGCTEGGYQRYGVRSYLHQFYEDCTASIWEYEDDFQIQRSPSRWSSTFWKVGLISGMAFMLIGLTVLVVGFLVPPKIEALGRDDFVVVDTRAIQFNGSLDICKLAGAILFCIGGSTVAACLLMSAFAKSYSKEEKYLQQRFKERIADLKAHANPVTKAPAPGESKIPVTLSKVQNVQPLSET; encoded by the exons GACATCTGTGGCTCCAGGCATGCTCAGGGCTGCACCGAAGGAGGGTACCAACGCTACGGAGTTCGGTCCTACCTGCATCAGTTTTATGAGGACTGCACAGCTTCAATTTGGGAGTATGAGGATGATTTTCAGATTCAGAGATCGCCTAGCAGGTGGAGCTCTACATTCTGGAAG gtcgGACTCATCTCTGGGATGGCTTTTATGCTGATAGGTTTAACAGTTCTTGTAGTGGGCTTCCTTGTGCCACCAAAAATCGAAGCACTTGGGAGAGATGATTTTGTTGTGGTGGATACCCGTGCCATTCAGTTCAATGGGTCTCTTGATATATGCAAGCTGGCAGGAGCAATCTTGTTTTGCATTGGAGGGTCCACTGTGGCAGCATGTCTGCTGATGTCTGCTTTTGCTAAAAGTTActccaaagaagaaaagtacCTCCAGCAAAGATTTAAAGAGAGAATAGCTGATCTAAAAGCCCATGCAAACCCAGTCACAAAAGCGCCAGCACCAGGAGAATCAAAGATCCCTGTCACTTTGTCCAAAGTTCAAAATGTCCAACCTTTATCTGAAACCTGA